From Solanum lycopersicum chromosome 8, SLM_r2.1, the proteins below share one genomic window:
- the LOC138337936 gene encoding uncharacterized protein, with translation MTNSSQANAGKVSVAKAEKPEKFYGVDFKRWQQKMFFYLTTLSLQKINNENVPVILQDDLYNVYSNVKTSKELWNALEMKYKTEDVRMKKFIVAKFLHYKTIGSKTIVTQVQELQVLIHDLLAEGMIVNDVFQVAAIIEKLPPLWKDFKNYLKCKCKAMTVENLIVRLRIEEDNMDAEKRSRGTSAISGVNFVEEDPTKLKKRKKASGPKRNSPKKKFNGNYFNCGKHGHRDTECRDPKKDKKKKDQPNLAESRGEMDDLCAMFSECNLVGNPREWWIDFGASCHVCANKELFS, from the exons atgactaattcaagtcaagcAAATGCTGGAAAAGTAAGTGTTGCAAAA GCTGAGAAACCTGAAAAGTTTTAtggagtcgactttaagagatggcagcagaagatgttcttctatctcactacgttgagtctgcagaagatcaataatgagaatgttcctgttat cctgcaagatgatctgtacaatgtgtatAGCAAtgtcaaaacctcaaaagaactttGGAATGCTTTAGAAatgaagtacaaaacagaagatgtcagaatgaagaaattcattgtggcaaaatttcttCACTATAAGACGATAGGCAGTAAGACTatcgtcacccaagttcaagaactgCAGGTCctaatccatgatctccttgctgaag GAAtgattgtgaatgatgtctttcaagtggctgcaattattgaaaagttacctccattgtggaaggacttcaaaaactacttgaaatGTAAATGCAAGGCGATGACTGTTGAaaatctcatagtaaggttgagaatcgaagaggacAATATGGatgcagaaaagaggtcacgtggtacttcagcaatatctggagtaaattttgttgaagaagatcccacaaaattaaagaaaagaaagaaagcatctggtccaaaaagaaactctcctaagaagaaattcaatggaaactacTTCAactgtggtaaacatggtcatagggaTACTGAATGTCGGGatcctaagaaggacaagaaaaagaaggatcaaccaaacttggctgaatccaGAGGAGAAATGGATGATCTCTGTGCAATgttttcagaatgtaacttggttggaaatccaagagaatggtggatagattttGGTGCatcatgccatgtttgtgccaacaaagaattattttcatga